One window of the Chryseobacterium sp. CY350 genome contains the following:
- a CDS encoding glycoside hydrolase family 20 protein gives MLRFLLIFSLLFSGLFYSQSKLNLIPFPQKVEYLKGEFVFPEVLILDENLPKQETEYLKKKLKGNFKFQNSGKSESHLMYILLQESANSEQNKEFYTLEISPKQILIKSYTKQGYFLAVQTLIQLFEEFGNNKKIPSLKIEDQPKFSWRGMHLDVCRHFFTVDEVKQYIDYLAMYKLNTFHWHLTDDQGWRIEIKKYPKLTQIGSKRKESMIGAYVDNKFDGKPYGPYFYTQEQIKGVVKYAQDRHITVVPEIEMPGHALAALSAYPELACTKGPFEPATKWGVFDDVFCPKEETFTFLENVLDEVMTLFPSQYIHIGGDECPKTRWKECAHCQDLIRKNNLKDEHGLQSYFIHRIEKYVNSKGRKIIGWDEILEGGLAPNAAVMSWTGVNGGIEAAKSKHFAVMTPGSYCYFDHYQGDPATEPNAFGGFTPLDKVYSYNPIPGELNEEQAQYILGVQANLWTEYILDFKQVQYMIFPRLFALSEVGWGTSEPKNYKEFESRVINEFKVLDRLNVNYAKSIYNVSGKVIPDKNGASYELSTSQNPDGIRYTLDGTEPAMNSQIYQNPIPVSKSMTIKSAYFENRQLKSAVSSQQFTTSKTTGKSISLEQQPSENYSFGGAFTLVDGIVGNVKQLGKTWLGFQGKDVVATIDLGEKTKFSEVYFNTLENKGSWIHLAKSAQIFISDDNKNFKLIKEIGKEEIQNAKGKIKINVGNQSAKYIKVKIENAGIIPAGNPGADSKAWLFVDEIGAL, from the coding sequence ATGCTTCGATTTCTATTGATCTTTTCTTTATTATTTTCCGGTTTGTTTTATTCCCAAAGCAAATTAAATTTAATTCCATTTCCGCAGAAAGTTGAATATCTGAAAGGCGAATTTGTCTTTCCGGAAGTATTAATTTTAGATGAAAATCTGCCAAAACAGGAAACCGAATATTTAAAGAAGAAACTAAAAGGAAATTTTAAATTTCAGAATTCCGGTAAGTCGGAATCTCATTTGATGTATATTTTATTGCAGGAATCTGCAAATTCGGAACAAAATAAGGAGTTTTATACGCTTGAAATTTCTCCAAAACAAATTTTAATTAAATCTTACACCAAACAAGGCTATTTTTTAGCAGTTCAAACGCTGATTCAGTTATTTGAAGAATTTGGTAACAATAAAAAGATACCGTCATTAAAAATTGAAGATCAGCCTAAATTTTCATGGCGCGGAATGCATCTTGATGTTTGCCGTCATTTTTTCACAGTAGACGAAGTAAAACAGTACATCGATTATCTGGCCATGTACAAATTGAATACTTTTCACTGGCATTTGACGGACGATCAGGGTTGGAGAATTGAGATTAAAAAATATCCTAAACTAACCCAAATCGGTTCAAAACGTAAAGAATCAATGATTGGAGCTTACGTTGATAATAAATTTGACGGAAAACCTTACGGACCTTATTTTTATACTCAAGAACAAATAAAAGGAGTGGTAAAATATGCTCAGGATCGGCATATCACAGTAGTTCCGGAAATTGAAATGCCGGGCCACGCTTTGGCGGCTTTGTCTGCTTATCCCGAATTGGCGTGTACAAAAGGACCTTTCGAGCCAGCAACAAAATGGGGAGTTTTTGATGATGTTTTTTGTCCGAAAGAGGAAACTTTTACCTTTTTAGAAAATGTTTTGGATGAAGTGATGACACTTTTTCCGTCACAATATATTCACATCGGTGGTGACGAATGTCCCAAGACAAGATGGAAGGAATGCGCTCATTGTCAGGATTTAATCAGAAAAAATAATTTAAAGGATGAACATGGTCTGCAAAGCTATTTTATTCACAGAATTGAAAAATATGTAAATTCTAAAGGACGAAAAATCATCGGCTGGGATGAGATTTTAGAAGGTGGATTAGCTCCAAACGCAGCTGTGATGAGCTGGACTGGCGTAAATGGCGGAATTGAAGCCGCAAAATCAAAACATTTTGCAGTAATGACTCCCGGTTCGTATTGCTATTTTGATCATTATCAGGGAGATCCTGCAACAGAACCTAATGCGTTTGGCGGTTTTACACCGTTGGATAAAGTCTACTCATACAATCCGATTCCGGGTGAATTAAATGAGGAACAGGCACAATATATTTTGGGAGTTCAGGCAAATTTGTGGACAGAATATATACTTGATTTTAAACAGGTTCAGTATATGATTTTCCCAAGATTATTTGCGCTGTCAGAAGTCGGTTGGGGAACTTCAGAACCCAAAAATTATAAAGAATTTGAAAGCAGAGTAATTAATGAGTTCAAAGTTTTAGATAGATTAAACGTGAACTATGCCAAAAGTATTTATAACGTTTCCGGAAAAGTAATTCCTGATAAAAACGGAGCTTCTTATGAACTTTCAACTTCACAAAATCCAGACGGAATACGATATACTTTAGATGGAACAGAACCTGCAATGAATTCTCAAATCTATCAAAATCCGATTCCGGTTTCAAAATCAATGACCATAAAATCGGCTTATTTTGAAAACAGACAATTAAAAAGTGCCGTTTCTTCTCAACAATTTACAACTTCAAAAACTACAGGGAAAAGTATCAGTTTAGAGCAGCAACCCAGTGAAAACTATTCCTTTGGCGGTGCTTTTACTTTAGTTGACGGGATCGTTGGAAATGTAAAACAGTTGGGAAAAACTTGGCTCGGTTTTCAGGGAAAAGATGTTGTTGCAACGATTGATTTAGGCGAAAAAACGAAATTCTCAGAAGTATATTTTAATACTTTAGAAAATAAAGGAAGCTGGATCCATCTTGCAAAATCTGCGCAGATTTTTATTTCTGATGACAATAAAAATTTTAAATTGATCAAAGAAATCGGGAAAGAAGAAATTCAGAATGCAAAAGGTAAAATAAAAATAAATGTAGGAAATCAAAGTGCAAAATACATCAAAGTAAAAATAGAAAACGCTGGAATTATTCCCGCAGGAAATCCCGGTGCAGACTCTAAGGCGTGGCTCTTTGTTGATGAAATTGGTGCGCTTTAA
- a CDS encoding isoaspartyl peptidase/L-asparaginase family protein, producing MNSRRKFLKTTGILSSALLLNPLDLIAKEIPENDNTLVNKPIVLSTWNFGLKANEEAWKILSKNGRALDAVEKGVRLVENDPTERSVGYGGRPDRDGRVTLDACIMDENYNIGSVAALENIKNPISVARAVMEKTPHVMLVGSGALQFAVSQGFKKENILTAESEKEWKDWLKDSKYQPIVNIENHDTIGMIALDAQGNLSGACTTSGMAFKMHGRVGDSPIIGAGLFVDNEVGAATATGHGEEVIRTVGTHLVVELMRQGRNPQQACKEAVERIVKITKKRNKNLKDIQVGFIALNKKGEYGSYCIQDGFSFAVYDQKGNRLEKPDFALK from the coding sequence ATGAATTCAAGAAGAAAATTTTTAAAAACTACAGGAATATTATCTTCCGCTTTATTGCTGAATCCTTTAGATTTAATTGCTAAAGAAATTCCTGAAAATGATAATACGTTGGTCAATAAGCCAATTGTGCTTTCAACCTGGAATTTTGGTTTAAAAGCCAACGAAGAAGCCTGGAAGATTTTAAGTAAAAACGGAAGAGCTTTGGATGCAGTCGAAAAAGGCGTTCGTCTGGTAGAAAATGACCCCACAGAAAGAAGTGTTGGTTATGGAGGCCGTCCAGACAGAGATGGTAGAGTGACTTTGGATGCCTGTATTATGGATGAAAATTATAACATCGGATCGGTTGCAGCTTTAGAAAATATTAAAAATCCTATTTCTGTTGCAAGAGCAGTGATGGAAAAAACACCACACGTCATGTTGGTCGGTAGCGGAGCGTTACAATTTGCAGTTTCACAGGGTTTTAAGAAAGAAAATATTCTTACGGCAGAATCTGAAAAAGAATGGAAAGATTGGTTAAAAGACAGCAAATATCAGCCGATTGTTAATATTGAAAATCACGATACCATCGGAATGATTGCGTTGGATGCGCAGGGAAATCTCTCAGGAGCATGTACAACCAGCGGAATGGCTTTCAAAATGCATGGAAGAGTAGGAGATTCTCCAATCATTGGTGCGGGTTTATTCGTTGATAATGAGGTTGGTGCAGCGACGGCGACTGGTCACGGAGAAGAAGTCATCAGAACAGTAGGAACGCATTTGGTAGTTGAACTGATGAGACAGGGGAGAAATCCGCAACAGGCTTGTAAAGAAGCGGTTGAGAGAATTGTAAAGATTACCAAAAAAAGAAATAAAAATTTAAAAGATATTCAGGTCGGTTTTATTGCTTTAAATAAAAAAGGAGAATACGGTTCGTATTGTATTCAGGACGGATTTAGTTTTGCGGTGTATGACCAAAAAGGAAATCGTCTTGAAAAACCAGATTTTGCTTTGAAATAA
- a CDS encoding copper homeostasis protein CutC, with the protein MFLEIATFDITSAEIALNSVADRIEFCADINAGGITPDLEELRYLKEKYSKPIHVMIRPVGGGFLYSDSEFMQMQRDIVEFSKAKADGFVFGILDENQEIDYEKNRLLVDLANGKTCVFHRAIDRTKDIFDSTEKLIDLGFKEILTSAGENSAMEGKENLKKLVQKYSDDIKILIGGGVRSNNISELKNATNGKYFHSSAVLSYESFANAEEIKRLKVNL; encoded by the coding sequence ATGTTTTTAGAAATAGCCACTTTTGACATCACTTCCGCCGAAATAGCCTTAAATTCTGTTGCCGATAGAATTGAATTCTGTGCCGACATCAACGCTGGTGGAATCACGCCCGATCTCGAAGAACTGAGATATTTAAAAGAAAAATATTCGAAACCGATTCATGTGATGATCCGTCCGGTCGGCGGAGGTTTTCTTTATTCAGATTCAGAATTTATGCAGATGCAGAGAGATATTGTTGAATTTTCAAAAGCTAAGGCAGACGGTTTTGTTTTTGGGATTTTAGACGAAAATCAGGAAATCGATTATGAAAAGAACCGACTTTTAGTTGATTTGGCAAACGGCAAAACCTGCGTTTTTCACCGGGCTATCGACAGAACTAAAGATATTTTTGATTCGACAGAAAAATTAATCGACTTAGGTTTTAAAGAAATCCTGACTTCCGCCGGCGAAAATTCAGCAATGGAAGGAAAAGAGAACTTGAAGAAGCTTGTTCAAAAGTATTCTGATGACATCAAAATCCTGATTGGTGGTGGAGTTCGTTCCAATAATATTTCGGAACTGAAAAATGCAACCAATGGGAAATATTTTCATTCTTCGGCGGTTTTATCATATGAATCGTTTGCCAATGCAGAAGAAATTAAAAGATTGAAAGTTAATTTGTAA
- a CDS encoding beta-mannosidase, giving the protein MSKIFLFAFIFIQNLIFSQNSERNLSSEKWQFKNSKDNEWLSATVPGTVHLDLMNNKIIPDPYKDENEKKVQWIENEDWDYQTSFIVSENELKNQNIDLIFNGLDTFSEIYLNGKLLKKTDNMFRKWEIPVKANLKAGENILQIKFRSAVNIGKELAKKVPFTMPESPRSFVRKAQYQFGWDWGPRLVTAGIWKDVKLNFWNNAKLKNVKIEQKNISEQLANLIFYTEVFVEKEGKYHVGINSNFKDYNLTKGKNVIEIPFDIKYPKLWQPNGFGAAYTYQFAVSIFQNDTILDQKLLETGLRTVELIQEKDEKGKSFYFKVNGNPMYAKGTNWIPGDSFSPRMTKEKYQKLIKDCKDANMNMIRVWGGGIYEDDEFYKACDENGILVWQDFMFAGSFYPSDDDFLNNVREEVKDQVNRLQNHPSIALWCGNNEIDEAIVNWGYQKQFNYTKDDSLQVWKDYKKLFHAVIPDALEKNLTSEKNIYWPTSPSIGWGHKESLTEGDSHYWGVWWGEFPFEIYNEKVPRFASEYGFQGMPSLETVKSMFSQNPDLSLENSVIKAHEKNARGFHIIDEYMKRDYIVPVDFVKYNYVSQLLQARGMQIAIEAHRRAKPYNMGTLYWQLNDCWPVISWSSIDYLGNWKALHYQVKRSFENQVILTEEKDGDLNFFAVNDGIENFEDVSVNIQVVRFDGKILKEISTVPVGKKLEEIVQFDPIKIESLTHDSDKNEVFLKLTLKDKNENSIAENHHFFSKPKDLKLAKPNIKVRKVSSTEIEISTDLLAKDVYLMGEKHFSDNFFDLLPKTSKRIKLSKPSENVEVMSLWDTMK; this is encoded by the coding sequence ATGAGTAAAATTTTCCTTTTTGCTTTCATTTTTATCCAAAATCTAATTTTTTCTCAAAATTCGGAACGCAATTTATCGTCTGAAAAATGGCAGTTTAAAAATTCGAAAGATAATGAGTGGCTTTCTGCCACAGTTCCGGGAACTGTTCATTTAGATTTGATGAACAATAAAATTATTCCCGATCCTTATAAAGATGAAAACGAAAAGAAAGTTCAGTGGATTGAAAATGAAGATTGGGATTATCAGACATCATTTATCGTTTCAGAAAACGAATTAAAAAATCAGAATATTGATCTAATTTTTAACGGATTAGATACGTTTTCCGAAATTTATCTCAACGGAAAACTGTTGAAGAAGACAGATAATATGTTCAGGAAATGGGAAATTCCGGTAAAGGCAAATTTAAAAGCCGGAGAAAATATTTTGCAGATCAAATTCAGATCTGCGGTGAATATCGGAAAAGAACTGGCAAAAAAAGTTCCTTTTACCATGCCCGAATCACCACGAAGTTTTGTGCGAAAAGCGCAGTATCAGTTTGGTTGGGATTGGGGACCAAGATTGGTAACCGCAGGAATCTGGAAGGATGTTAAGTTGAATTTCTGGAATAATGCCAAGCTTAAAAATGTCAAAATCGAGCAGAAAAATATATCGGAACAACTTGCAAACTTAATTTTCTACACAGAAGTTTTTGTTGAAAAAGAAGGGAAATATCATGTGGGCATTAACAGTAATTTCAAAGATTATAATTTAACAAAAGGCAAAAATGTAATAGAAATTCCGTTTGATATTAAATATCCAAAATTATGGCAACCTAATGGTTTTGGAGCAGCTTATACGTATCAATTTGCAGTTTCTATTTTTCAGAATGATACAATTCTTGATCAGAAACTTCTTGAAACTGGTCTGCGAACTGTAGAATTAATTCAGGAAAAAGACGAGAAAGGAAAATCTTTCTATTTTAAGGTCAATGGAAATCCTATGTATGCAAAAGGAACCAATTGGATTCCCGGTGATAGTTTTTCGCCAAGAATGACCAAAGAAAAGTATCAGAAACTCATCAAAGACTGCAAAGATGCCAATATGAATATGATTCGCGTTTGGGGTGGTGGAATTTATGAAGACGATGAGTTTTATAAAGCCTGCGACGAAAACGGAATTTTGGTGTGGCAGGATTTTATGTTTGCCGGCAGTTTTTATCCGTCAGACGACGATTTTTTAAATAATGTGAGAGAAGAGGTCAAAGATCAGGTCAACCGACTTCAAAATCATCCGTCGATTGCTTTGTGGTGTGGAAATAATGAAATTGATGAAGCTATCGTCAATTGGGGTTATCAGAAACAATTTAACTATACAAAAGACGATTCTTTACAGGTTTGGAAAGATTATAAGAAGCTTTTTCATGCCGTAATTCCGGATGCTTTAGAGAAAAATTTAACTTCAGAAAAAAACATTTACTGGCCAACTTCACCATCAATTGGTTGGGGTCACAAAGAAAGTTTAACGGAGGGCGATTCTCATTATTGGGGTGTTTGGTGGGGCGAATTTCCTTTTGAAATCTACAATGAAAAAGTTCCGAGATTTGCTTCTGAATACGGTTTTCAGGGAATGCCGAGTTTAGAAACAGTAAAATCAATGTTTTCACAAAACCCTGATTTAAGTTTAGAAAATTCTGTCATTAAAGCTCATGAAAAAAATGCCCGCGGTTTTCATATTATTGATGAATACATGAAGCGTGATTATATTGTTCCGGTAGATTTTGTGAAATATAATTATGTTTCTCAGTTGCTTCAAGCACGCGGAATGCAGATTGCGATTGAAGCGCATCGTCGTGCAAAACCTTACAATATGGGAACCTTATATTGGCAACTCAACGATTGCTGGCCGGTAATTTCTTGGTCTTCAATTGATTATCTGGGAAATTGGAAGGCTTTACATTATCAGGTGAAACGAAGTTTTGAAAACCAGGTGATTTTAACGGAAGAAAAAGACGGAGATTTGAACTTTTTTGCCGTTAATGACGGAATAGAAAACTTTGAAGATGTGTCTGTTAATATTCAGGTTGTAAGGTTTGACGGTAAAATATTAAAAGAAATTTCAACCGTTCCCGTTGGAAAAAAATTAGAAGAAATTGTACAATTTGACCCGATTAAAATTGAAAGTTTAACCCATGATTCGGATAAAAATGAAGTTTTTTTGAAATTAACTTTAAAAGATAAAAATGAAAATAGTATTGCCGAAAACCATCATTTCTTTTCCAAACCGAAAGATTTAAAACTCGCAAAACCAAACATTAAAGTCAGAAAAGTGTCGTCAACAGAAATCGAAATTTCTACCGATCTTTTGGCAAAAGATGTTTATTTAATGGGCGAAAAACATTTCAGTGATAACTTTTTTGATCTGCTACCGAAAACTTCAAAAAGAATTAAGCTTTCAAAACCTTCAGAAAATGTGGAAGTGATGAGTTTGTGGGATACAATGAAATAA
- the priA gene encoding replication restart helicase PriA: MQYAQIILPLNLKGTFTYKVPEELDSKITEGMRVLVPFGGKKIYTGIVFELHDLAPEDFVAKEVISILDDYPILPSEQIKFWNWLSNYYLCNLGEIYRFAFPSSLKLESETYLKLKPNAVIQFENLDVNEMYLIQALEVRQLINLTDIEAFIPKKEIIKTINSLIDLQYIEIDEKVAEKYKAKEVAYVKVKDEVLANQNLTEILLQLNRAKKQKELFLNIIEKQTENPDLHLRKSDLFEDGYFGSSHFKALADKNLIVEYYLQKDRIESYEGEIEEIEELSEAQKEARAEVDEAFEEKKNVLLHGVTSSGKTHIYLEKIDECVTEGKNVLFLLPEISLTKQITQRLEKKYGRQLGFYHQKLTDFEKVEVWRRIKNNDIKILIATRNALFLPYQNLGLIVVDEEHDSAYRPREVSPFFNAKDAALVLAGFYDARVILGSATPSVESYYLARKEKLQYVFLNERFGNVKLPEFELINFKEAQDSKKVSGNFSLQLIDEIKKTLDEKNQTIILHNRRGYASVIECETCGYVNYCSNCDVVLTYHKAANEMKCHYCGQRASKPKACPKCHSENLNERGVGVEQIHEEISKIFPENEVDRMDVDSMRKKFAYEKLYEKIEDRETDIVVGTQMISKGLDFDHIELVAIPKADSMLYVQDFRAEERAYQLITQVSGRAGRVSGQGKILIQTYNPDHSVFQLIKMNNVAKIYKYFLTERQKFHYPPFTKLIMIELKHIKDDKVNRASQFLGSILRKYLPEDCILGPERAQIARLNNLYQFQILLKLPRGKNYDKYKSLVLLSLKEFGEITAYQSIKKEVFVDF; this comes from the coding sequence TTGCAGTACGCTCAGATTATTTTACCATTAAATTTAAAAGGAACTTTCACTTACAAAGTACCCGAAGAACTGGATTCTAAAATTACAGAAGGAATGCGTGTTTTAGTGCCTTTTGGAGGAAAAAAAATCTATACCGGAATTGTTTTTGAATTGCACGATTTAGCTCCCGAAGATTTTGTAGCAAAAGAGGTGATCAGCATTTTAGACGATTATCCTATCTTGCCGTCTGAGCAGATAAAATTCTGGAACTGGCTTTCAAATTATTATCTATGTAATTTGGGTGAAATCTACCGTTTTGCTTTCCCTTCTTCTTTAAAGCTTGAAAGTGAAACCTATTTAAAACTGAAACCAAATGCCGTCATTCAGTTTGAAAATCTGGATGTTAACGAAATGTATCTCATTCAGGCTCTCGAAGTGCGTCAGCTCATAAATCTAACTGATATTGAGGCATTTATTCCGAAAAAAGAAATTATTAAAACCATCAATTCTCTTATTGATTTGCAATATATTGAGATTGATGAAAAAGTTGCCGAAAAATATAAAGCCAAAGAAGTCGCATATGTAAAAGTAAAAGATGAGGTTTTGGCAAATCAAAATCTTACAGAGATTCTTTTGCAACTGAACAGAGCCAAAAAACAGAAAGAACTTTTTCTGAATATCATTGAAAAGCAGACCGAAAATCCTGATTTACACCTCAGAAAATCTGATTTATTTGAAGACGGATATTTTGGAAGTTCTCATTTTAAAGCTTTGGCAGATAAAAATCTGATTGTAGAATATTATCTTCAAAAAGACAGAATAGAAAGTTACGAAGGCGAAATTGAAGAAATAGAAGAGCTTTCTGAAGCACAAAAAGAAGCACGAGCAGAGGTTGATGAAGCTTTTGAAGAAAAGAAAAATGTTCTTCTTCATGGCGTGACTTCATCGGGCAAAACACATATTTATTTAGAGAAAATTGATGAATGTGTGACTGAAGGAAAAAATGTTTTGTTTTTGCTTCCCGAAATTTCCTTAACCAAACAAATCACGCAAAGATTAGAAAAAAAATACGGTAGACAACTTGGCTTTTATCATCAAAAACTCACTGATTTTGAAAAAGTTGAGGTATGGAGAAGAATAAAAAATAATGATATTAAAATTCTCATTGCGACCAGAAATGCGCTTTTTTTACCTTATCAGAATTTAGGGTTGATTGTCGTAGATGAAGAGCATGATTCTGCGTACAGACCTCGGGAGGTTTCTCCATTTTTTAATGCTAAAGATGCAGCTTTGGTTTTGGCGGGATTTTATGATGCAAGAGTTATTTTAGGCTCTGCCACGCCTTCTGTGGAAAGTTATTATTTGGCCAGAAAGGAAAAATTACAATACGTCTTCTTAAATGAAAGATTCGGTAATGTAAAATTGCCGGAATTTGAATTGATTAATTTCAAAGAAGCTCAGGATTCTAAAAAAGTTTCCGGTAATTTTTCTTTGCAGTTAATTGATGAAATTAAGAAAACTTTAGACGAAAAAAATCAGACTATCATTCTTCACAACCGTCGCGGTTATGCAAGTGTCATAGAATGTGAGACTTGTGGTTACGTCAATTACTGTTCAAACTGTGATGTTGTATTGACTTATCATAAAGCCGCCAACGAAATGAAATGTCATTACTGTGGCCAGAGAGCTTCGAAACCAAAAGCCTGCCCCAAGTGTCATTCTGAAAATTTAAATGAAAGAGGAGTTGGAGTAGAACAGATTCATGAAGAAATTTCGAAGATTTTTCCCGAAAATGAAGTCGATAGGATGGATGTAGATTCGATGCGGAAAAAATTTGCCTACGAAAAATTATACGAGAAAATAGAAGACCGCGAAACTGATATCGTAGTTGGTACACAGATGATTTCTAAAGGTTTAGACTTTGATCATATCGAATTGGTTGCAATACCAAAGGCTGATTCTATGTTGTACGTTCAGGATTTCAGAGCAGAAGAACGTGCTTATCAATTGATCACTCAGGTTTCAGGAAGAGCTGGAAGGGTTTCCGGACAAGGTAAAATTTTAATTCAGACTTACAATCCGGATCATTCTGTTTTTCAGTTGATTAAAATGAATAATGTGGCAAAAATTTATAAATATTTTCTCACCGAACGACAGAAATTTCATTATCCGCCTTTCACCAAATTAATCATGATTGAATTAAAGCATATTAAGGATGATAAAGTCAATCGCGCTTCCCAGTTTTTAGGCTCAATTTTAAGGAAATATCTTCCGGAAGATTGCATTTTGGGTCCTGAAAGAGCGCAGATTGCAAGACTTAATAATTTGTATCAGTTTCAAATTTTGCTGAAGCTTCCGCGTGGTAAAAATTATGATAAATATAAAAGTCTCGTATTATTGAGTCTTAAAGAATTTGGTGAAATCACTGCGTATCAAAGCATTAAAAAGGAGGTTTTTGTAGATTTTTAA